The Mya arenaria isolate MELC-2E11 chromosome 16, ASM2691426v1 genome includes a window with the following:
- the LOC128221574 gene encoding uncharacterized protein LOC128221574, with protein sequence MRMDLRSLGVTVAMTMLLVLQTTHRVNGEPLNKVWTLHGGTAKDLDPEGITFFHAGSDPKPSENDVHTFSRVLPNDILLSKTVERLAKTKPSLRSSWSHFGGFFPQSESQNDMGMVFSKKSAFKTETLPVFMGNSDTTKKKPTNHVASFAPTNTNDLDAPSPSDFIGENTLQTKLDTPSAADNPFLIFETGNAPVDQGFGLNTLATGSETGGDLPFSSFGSRFNSDFDSSTNTGTDNNAVLSSSPDSNGITFIDNSVGSESSIFGRVSSGNVNSDPFDSFMAGNKNSVDLSSMSDNAKSRESTNTFDFDTNLNSAPTDFTQLGISDVSTGPIYPMDTLGVSPTENKVRIKPLPTFSTDFAFKNSMRPKLTMQVMNNFAAKTTTTPAPPTSQNIKKPTMMITGQFKDQSKGPRFMVKSKFVDLSHIKKEEPTTTTKSTPAEVEPKPTALTPTEITKPSTNSKTPPVTTTINESPSTTLQVDATSDLSQAANSKNPGNKGLKVDFLYPPAPFPSKPETNSDDTSSSINAEQPVNADTKDLIAITGGTKTESVASDVATHLDIPHVRHTNHILGRNTDDRFVTEPDVQVLNKEDVDNSNPGTGAFPNVAPTAEVPGLSTTEFIPLDRIKTNTELNENQLMNIGQTGGFNQNGPTVDQALPTNNRGNLWNNQQASQASGNAQTFAQQNPNFGNMGTNGSPQNSFANPNINNNQQNGFTNPNLRQFPNIQQQQQQFSLQNQQNLGMLVPGFNQGQMLGLPNDGQFMNFGPNQFGQMRPGPMQDMFGPARPPAGRPMMPFAG encoded by the exons atgcgCATGGATTTACGGAGCTTGGGCGTAACCGTTGCCATGACAATGCTGCTGGTGTTACAGACAACACACCGGGTCAATGGTGAACCCTTAAATAAAGTCTGGACACTACATGGAG GAACAGCCAAAGATCTTGACCCGGAAGGTATAACATTTTTCCACGCCGGCTCTGACCCAAAACCGAGCGAAAATGACGTCCATACATTCTCG AGAGTGTTACCTAACGACATTCTACTGTCTAAGACCGTGGAGCGACTCGCGAAGACCAAACCCAGTCTCCGGAGCTCCTGGTCTCACTTTGGCGGTTTCTTTCCTCAATCTG AATCCCAGAACGACATGGGGATGGTTTTCAGCAAAAAGAGCgcatttaaaacagaaacattaCCTGTTTTCATGGGCAACTCCGACACGACAAAAAAGAAACCAACCAATCATGTGGCATCATTTGCGCCAACCAATACAAATGACCTAGATGCCCCATCTCCCAGCGATTTCATTGGTGAGAATACACTACAAACGAAGTTGGACACACCAAGCGCAGCTGATAACCCGTTTCTTATATTTGAAACCGGAAATGCACCTGTAGACCAAGGCTTTGGGCTGAATACTTTAGCAACGGGGTCAGAAACAGGAGGTGATCTGCCGTTTAGCAGTTTCGGGTCGAGATTTAATAGTGACTTTGATTCTAGTACAAACACCGGAACTGACAACAACGCCGTCCTCTCCTCATCGCCAGACAGCAATGGCATTACTTTTATTGACAATTCAGTTGGCTCCGAGAGTTCGATATTTGGAAGAGTATCGTCTGGCAATGTAAACTCTGATCCATTTGATTCATTCATGGCTGGTAATAAAAATAGCGTTGACTTGAGTAGTATGAGTGATAACGCCAAGTCACGTGAGAGTACAAACACTTTTGACTTTGACACCAATTTAAACAGTGCGCCTACAGATTTCACTCAGTTAGGGATTTCTGATGTAAGTACTGGCCCTATCTATCCGATGGATACTCTAGGCGTTTCTCCAACAGAAAACAAAGTCCGCATCAAACCATTGCCTACCTTTTCGACAGACTTTGCCTTCAAGAATTCAATGAGACCAAAACTTACCATGCAAGTAATGAATAACTTCGCTGCGaaaacaacaacgacaccaGCCCCACCTACATCACAAAACATCAAGAAACCAACAATGATGATTACTGGGCAATTCAAGGACCAGTCTAAAGGTCCAAGATTTATGGTCAAGTCAAAGTTTGTAGATCTAAGTCACATCAAGAAAGAGGAACCAACAACCACAACGAAATCAACCCCTGCAGAAGTTGAACCTAAACCAACAGCGCTTACACCTACAGAAATAACAAAACCATCAACAAATTCCAAGACTCCCCCGGTAACAACTACAATCAATGAATCACCTTCCACGACACTGCAGGTAGACGCAACAAGTGACTTGTCGCAGGCAGCTAACAGCAAAAACCCAGGCAACAAAGGTCTGAAAGTCGACTTTCTGTACCCCCCGGCGCCATTTCCTTCGAAACCCGAAACGAACTCTGACGACACCTCTTCTAGTATAAACGCTGAACAGCCGGTAAATGCTGACACTAAAGATCTCATCGCAATCACTGGAGGAACGAAGACGGAAAGTGTCGCCTCAGACGTAGCCACACATTTAGATATTCCCCATGTTAGACATACAAACCATATTCTTGGTCGCAACACTGACGATAGATTTGTTACCGAACCAGATGTTCAGGTTCTCAACAAGGAAGATGTAGATAACTCCAACCCAGGCACTGGGGCTTTCCCCAACGTTGCCCCTACTGCAGAAGTTCCTGGGTTGTCTACGACAGAGTTTATACCTTTAGACAGGATAAAGACCAACACTGAATTAAACGAG AATCAACTGATGAATATTGGGCAAACTGGAGGATTTAATCAAAACGGACCAACGGTTGACCAAGCACTTCCAACGAATAATCGAGGAAACCTGTGGAACAACCAACAAGCGTCACAAGCTTCGGGAAATGCTCAGACATTTGCTCAACAGAACCCCAATTTTGGAAACATGGGCACTAATGGCAGCCCGCAGAATAGCTTTGCAAATCCAAATATCAACAATAACCAACAAAATGGTTTTACAAATCCAAATCTCAGACAATTTCCCAATatacaacaacagcaacagcagttTTCCTTACAAAATCAACAGAATCTAGGCATGCTTGTTCCCGGCTTTAATCAGGGCCAAATGCTCGGTCTTCCAAATGATGGACAGTTTATGAACTTTGGGCCGAACCAGTTTGGGCAAATGAGACCTGGGCCGATGCAAGACATGTTTGGGCCGGCGCGACCACCCGCTGGGAGACCAATGATGCCGTTTGCGGGTTAA